The genomic DNA AAAGGCTCAGATAACAAAGCGGTTAATATTTTCGATCCGCAAGATCCAAGAATTCGCATCGTTTATTTTGGTTTTACTCGATGCCCAGATGTTTGTCCAACGTCTCTTGCCATGCTATCCGCAGCATTAAAACAGCTTAATGCTGCAGAAATGAAGAGGATTCGTCCTATGTTCATCACGCTTGATCCAGAAAGGGACTCAGGAGACGATGCTCAAAAATATGCTCACTATTTTCATTCTAAAATGGAAGGTTTTTCAGGCTCTTTAGAGGCGACAAAAATATTAGCAAACCGATATGGTGTGATATTCCAAAAAACGGAATTACAAGATTCTGCTTTAAATTATACAATTGATCACAGCTCTTATTTTTATTTTTTAAAGCCGGATGGCACCTTATTAAAAAAAGTACCCCATACTTTAAACCCTCAACCATTGATTTTAGCTATTCAGAATCTTGAAAAGGACAACATGACATGAAATTAAAATCACTTGCTCTCAGCTCTCTACTCATCAGCAGCTCCGTTATGGCGCATGATGGCATGAAATATGATGATCCATACGCTAGGGCAACACCGCCGAATGCTGTCAATAGCGCTATTTTTATGACTATTGAAAATCATATGGCTTCTGACCGCACATTAGTCACTGTTGCTACACCTGCTGCAGAAAAGAGTGAGTTACATACTGTCGAAAGACAAGGTGATTTAATGAAAATGCGCCAAGTCGACGGAATAAAAATTCCTGCACATGGGGAAATACAATTAATGCCTGGAAGTTTCCATATTATGCTTTTAAACGTAAATAAGCCTCTTGTGGAAGATGACAGTATTACCCTCACACTTGGATATGCTAATGGCGAAAAAGAAACATTGTCAGTCCCTGTGAAAAAAGTAATAACAGGAATGATGCCGATGAAAAAAACAGATGATAGCCACTCTCATCACAATACGGCAAACTAGGCACTATAATTATGTAATGTTTAAGACTGGAGGCTCACTATTCCTCCAGTTACTTCATAATATTTTGCTATATTTCATACACTCTTAATAATTGTTATCTCTACCAATTATATTTAATCTATTATCATACGTTGAAATATCAAGTGAGATCTGCAATGAAAACCTCTTCTTTCAAACGGTCTGACTTAACCACATTTGTTTTTACCTTATCCGCTCTAATTTCTTTTGCTGCAAATTCAGTACTTGCCCGCCTTGCGCTAATAAATAACAATATAGATGCGATAAGTTTTACTATAATTCGTCTTTTATCTGGCGCTG from Vibrio casei includes the following:
- a CDS encoding SCO family protein, whose amino-acid sequence is MKKSWLIIMLFAFIIGLCANYYFNGPSRHQPPTQILDFKGSDNKAVNIFDPQDPRIRIVYFGFTRCPDVCPTSLAMLSAALKQLNAAEMKRIRPMFITLDPERDSGDDAQKYAHYFHSKMEGFSGSLEATKILANRYGVIFQKTELQDSALNYTIDHSSYFYFLKPDGTLLKKVPHTLNPQPLILAIQNLEKDNMT
- a CDS encoding copper chaperone PCu(A)C, which encodes MKLKSLALSSLLISSSVMAHDGMKYDDPYARATPPNAVNSAIFMTIENHMASDRTLVTVATPAAEKSELHTVERQGDLMKMRQVDGIKIPAHGEIQLMPGSFHIMLLNVNKPLVEDDSITLTLGYANGEKETLSVPVKKVITGMMPMKKTDDSHSHHNTAN